A genome region from Pseudodesulfovibrio alkaliphilus includes the following:
- a CDS encoding HAMP domain-containing sensor histidine kinase, which yields MKLRSFQMRILLWTWALLLVVLAVVFFYTTSIVGSDLVRETERRSLHELDALKWLVENHPPFGSEREFAGLVEALGLKLGVRLTYIVEGRVAADSDVPYAELGSVDDHSARPEVAAAMEGERGTDVRYSGTVHKDMLYVAVRAEDVPGIAPGVLRLAVPISTVNARLGSLRENFSWIFFITLIFAGVVSAVMSRNMSRDITAFSELARAIGDGDYAKRLRALPGGEFKPLAQSVNAMAQSIERNVRIIEDQKGQLQAVFDGMREGVMTLDAAGRIESFNGALDEMFNLPASTVGRTPIEVTRRFEIQDLADRLLAEQGPDAGVNEATVQIDLMDSRTVEVSGVPFFDHKGVRKVILVFYDITQMKRSEKSLKDFVANASHQLRTPLTSIKGYSETLLDNPPANPEGGRQFLEIILKNADHMDKVISSMLALARSEQVGEAFALSPVSGRESMGRAVADVTPWAAERSIALRSRTPEDEMFVMAEADGLLHVFHNLLNNAVKYSPEGGVITLSAEDDGESIVFCVEDQGPGISREHSFKVFERFYRVDENTIDGAGSSGLGLAICRRIVRNFEGEIWHDGYGEDTRGARFCFRLNKPAMDRPVNV from the coding sequence ATGAAGCTTCGTTCCTTTCAAATGCGCATCCTGCTGTGGACCTGGGCGCTGCTGCTCGTGGTCCTGGCCGTGGTCTTTTTTTACACCACCAGCATCGTGGGCAGCGATCTGGTGCGCGAGACCGAGCGCCGTTCCCTTCACGAACTCGATGCCCTCAAGTGGCTGGTGGAGAACCACCCGCCCTTTGGCTCTGAGCGGGAGTTCGCCGGGCTGGTGGAGGCGCTGGGGCTCAAGCTGGGCGTTCGGCTCACCTACATCGTGGAGGGAAGGGTGGCGGCCGACTCGGACGTGCCGTACGCCGAGCTTGGGTCGGTGGACGACCACAGTGCGCGGCCCGAGGTGGCGGCGGCGATGGAGGGCGAGCGAGGAACCGATGTTCGCTACTCGGGCACCGTGCACAAGGACATGCTCTACGTGGCTGTTCGGGCCGAGGACGTTCCGGGCATTGCGCCCGGAGTGCTGCGCCTGGCCGTGCCCATCTCCACGGTCAACGCCCGGCTCGGCTCACTGCGCGAGAACTTTTCCTGGATATTCTTCATCACCCTGATTTTCGCAGGAGTCGTGAGCGCGGTCATGTCGCGGAACATGAGCCGGGACATCACGGCGTTTTCCGAGCTGGCCAGGGCCATCGGCGACGGCGACTATGCCAAGCGCCTGCGCGCCCTGCCGGGCGGCGAGTTCAAGCCCCTGGCCCAGTCGGTCAACGCCATGGCCCAGTCCATCGAGCGCAACGTGCGTATCATCGAGGATCAAAAGGGTCAGCTCCAGGCCGTGTTCGACGGCATGCGCGAAGGGGTCATGACCCTTGACGCCGCTGGCCGCATCGAGTCCTTCAACGGGGCGCTTGACGAGATGTTCAACCTGCCCGCCAGCACCGTGGGGCGCACCCCCATCGAGGTCACACGCCGCTTCGAGATTCAGGATCTGGCCGACCGGCTGCTGGCCGAGCAGGGGCCTGACGCAGGCGTGAACGAGGCCACGGTCCAGATCGACCTGATGGATTCGCGCACCGTGGAGGTCAGCGGGGTGCCCTTTTTCGATCACAAGGGAGTGCGCAAGGTCATCCTGGTCTTTTACGACATCACCCAGATGAAGCGCAGCGAGAAGAGCCTCAAGGATTTCGTGGCCAACGCCTCCCACCAATTGCGAACACCGCTGACATCCATCAAAGGCTACTCCGAAACCCTCCTCGACAATCCGCCCGCCAACCCCGAGGGCGGCCGCCAGTTTCTCGAAATCATCCTCAAGAACGCCGACCACATGGACAAGGTCATCTCCAGCATGCTCGCCCTGGCTCGGTCCGAGCAGGTGGGCGAGGCGTTTGCGCTCTCGCCGGTTTCCGGGCGCGAGAGCATGGGACGGGCCGTGGCCGATGTCACCCCCTGGGCCGCCGAGCGTTCCATTGCATTGAGAAGCCGCACCCCCGAGGACGAGATGTTCGTCATGGCCGAGGCCGACGGGCTGCTGCACGTCTTTCACAATCTGCTCAATAACGCGGTCAAGTACAGCCCCGAGGGCGGGGTGATCACTCTGAGTGCCGAGGACGACGGCGAATCCATCGTCTTCTGCGTCGAGGACCAGGGGCCGGGCATCTCGCGGGAGCACAGCTTCAAGGTCTTCGAGCGTTTTTACCGTGTGGACGAGAACACAATCGACGGTGCCGGCAGCTCGGGCCTGGGGCTGGCCATCTGCCGCCGCATCGTGCGGAATTTCGAGGGCGAAATCTGGCATGACGGCTACGGGGAGGACACCCGGGGAGCCAGGTTCTGCTTTCGTCTGAACAAGCCAGCCATGGATCGGCCGGTCAACGTCTAA
- a CDS encoding mechanosensitive ion channel family protein: MEPLNILGWALRAAAAAAVLAGCVAAMRWLRAKRGGSDRLWTMLATEMTPKVAPLALAVAALAALSALVPMGALEPGVASLALSLIGGAWVLLAAWAMTLVCRGLAVLVDWKYDVSVADNLGARQVHTKVKVLQRIVVVLIWLGALAGVLMQFERFRMLGGTLLASAGVLSIVLGLSAQKTFGSVIAGIQIALTHPINLDDVVIVEGEWGRIEEITFTYVVVRIWDMRRLVVPITYFLDTPFQNWTRKSAEILGPVFLHVDYATPLGPLREELLRLCREAGELWNGKTCVLQVTEAGPETMTVRALVSASDASRAWDLRCLVREGLIAYLRANHPQALPRRRVVLEQGADKDGVVVSGVE, from the coding sequence ATGGAACCGCTGAACATCCTGGGCTGGGCCCTGAGGGCTGCGGCTGCGGCCGCCGTGCTGGCCGGGTGCGTCGCGGCCATGCGTTGGCTTCGGGCCAAGCGGGGCGGCAGCGACCGCCTCTGGACCATGCTGGCCACGGAGATGACGCCCAAGGTCGCCCCTCTTGCCCTGGCGGTGGCCGCTCTGGCCGCCCTGTCCGCCCTGGTTCCGATGGGCGCGTTGGAACCGGGGGTCGCCTCCCTGGCCCTTTCGCTCATCGGCGGCGCATGGGTGCTGCTCGCGGCCTGGGCCATGACCCTTGTTTGCCGGGGACTCGCCGTGCTGGTGGACTGGAAATACGATGTGTCCGTGGCCGACAACCTGGGTGCGCGGCAGGTGCACACCAAGGTCAAGGTGCTCCAGCGCATCGTGGTGGTTCTCATCTGGCTGGGGGCGCTGGCCGGGGTGCTCATGCAGTTCGAGCGCTTCCGCATGCTCGGCGGGACGCTGCTGGCTTCTGCGGGGGTGCTTTCCATCGTGCTCGGCCTTTCGGCCCAAAAGACCTTCGGGTCTGTCATCGCGGGCATCCAGATAGCCCTGACCCATCCCATCAACCTTGACGACGTGGTCATCGTCGAAGGGGAGTGGGGCCGCATCGAGGAGATCACTTTCACCTATGTGGTGGTCAGGATATGGGACATGCGTCGGCTGGTGGTGCCCATCACCTACTTTCTCGATACCCCGTTCCAGAACTGGACGCGCAAAAGCGCCGAGATTCTCGGCCCGGTCTTTCTGCATGTGGATTATGCCACGCCGCTGGGTCCGCTGCGCGAGGAGCTGCTCAGGCTGTGCCGGGAGGCGGGGGAGCTGTGGAACGGCAAGACCTGCGTGCTCCAGGTGACAGAGGCCGGACCAGAGACCATGACCGTCCGGGCCCTGGTCAGCGCCTCGGACGCCTCGCGGGCCTGGGACCTTCGCTGCCTGGTCCGCGAGGGGCTCATCGCGTATCTCAGGGCCAATCATCCCCAGGCCCTGCCCAGGCGGCGGGTGGTGCTGGAGCAAGGAGCCGATAAGGACGGGGTCGTCGTTTCGGGTGTCGAATGA
- a CDS encoding inorganic phosphate transporter: MDIYDLFFYLSLGAGFLMAFNLGANDVANSMASAVGARAITVRQAVFIASILNFVGAVFMGSHVTATVSKGIINASAISDPKLMMIGMFAALLAAATWMLIATLTSLPVSSTHSIVGAIMGFGLVVGGPDVVNWLKIGGIVLSWIISPFFAATIAFCVFSHIRKYILYKKQFIRQAKRWAPIWAAFTVSLIALSFLYKTPAGKSLELHWLTALTLAAALSMVTWFLGRLAVGRMVMDEEEGAEGVELVFRRMQVGTSCYVALAQGANDVANAIGPVAVIYLIAKEHALFAQAEIPTSMLVLGGFGIAFGISILGHKVMATVGQKITTLTNTRGFAVDFGAASTVLVASNLGLPVSTTHAAVGGVVGVGLARGFKAVDFRVLLRIVAYWVATVPIAALTSIIFFVLLKWLCYS; encoded by the coding sequence ATGGATATCTACGATCTTTTCTTCTACCTGTCGCTGGGCGCGGGCTTTCTCATGGCCTTCAACCTGGGGGCCAACGACGTGGCCAACTCCATGGCCTCGGCCGTGGGCGCACGCGCCATCACCGTGCGTCAGGCAGTGTTCATCGCCAGCATCCTCAACTTCGTCGGGGCCGTGTTCATGGGCTCCCACGTCACGGCCACCGTGAGCAAGGGCATTATCAACGCTTCGGCCATCTCGGACCCGAAGCTGATGATGATCGGCATGTTCGCGGCCCTGCTCGCGGCAGCGACATGGATGCTCATCGCCACGCTCACATCGCTGCCCGTCTCGTCCACCCATTCCATCGTCGGGGCGATAATGGGGTTCGGGCTGGTGGTGGGCGGCCCCGATGTGGTCAACTGGCTCAAGATAGGCGGCATCGTTCTCTCCTGGATCATTTCGCCGTTCTTCGCCGCCACCATCGCCTTCTGCGTCTTCTCCCACATTCGAAAATACATCCTCTACAAAAAACAGTTCATCCGGCAGGCCAAGCGATGGGCTCCCATCTGGGCCGCCTTTACCGTCTCCCTCATCGCGCTCTCCTTTCTCTACAAAACCCCGGCGGGCAAATCGCTCGAACTGCATTGGCTGACCGCCCTGACCCTGGCCGCGGCCCTGTCCATGGTGACATGGTTCCTGGGCAGGCTGGCGGTGGGCAGGATGGTCATGGACGAAGAGGAGGGGGCCGAGGGCGTGGAGTTGGTCTTTCGCCGGATGCAGGTGGGCACTTCCTGTTACGTGGCCCTGGCACAGGGGGCCAACGACGTGGCCAACGCCATAGGTCCCGTGGCGGTCATCTATCTGATAGCCAAGGAACATGCGCTTTTCGCCCAGGCGGAAATCCCCACCTCCATGCTGGTGCTCGGCGGGTTTGGCATCGCCTTTGGCATCAGCATCCTCGGGCACAAGGTCATGGCGACCGTGGGCCAGAAGATCACCACCCTGACCAACACCCGCGGCTTTGCCGTGGACTTTGGGGCGGCCTCCACCGTGCTGGTGGCCTCGAACCTCGGCCTGCCGGTCTCCACCACCCATGCGGCCGTGGGCGGCGTGGTCGGTGTGGGGCTGGCCCGCGGTTTCAAGGCCGTGGATTTCCGGGTGCTGCTGCGCATCGTGGCCTACTGGGTGGCTACCGTGCCCATCGCCGCCCTGACCAGTATCATTTTCTTTGTGCTGCTCAAGTGGTTGTGTTACAGCTAG
- a CDS encoding methyl-accepting chemotaxis protein yields the protein MRLRDIRIGLKLSLIFSLLAVLLVAAGIVGVMGNRAIHGDLEDVFEIRLPGMNLLLEADRDLHQLLVAERSLAYAAPGSPEYARLMKEYEENLEQTVRRFGMYAAKATSPGEQAIIPQFHAAIREWEPISRRVLAGFAAGTPESQAAAVTLTLGEASVKFEAMRGHIDKLTDIILDLAEEDSNSAAEVYESNLIILICTILFGLIAGGLMTFVIARTITGPVTRSMALASAMAEGDMTRDIDIDQKDEVGNLAAALNRMVSRLRTVVLDVQEASANVTAGSEELSSSSQTLSHGATQQAAGVEEISSSMEQMASNIRQNAENATETEKIARSVSVDAEEGGKAVAQTVSAMKLIAEKISIIEEIARQTNLLALNAAIEAARAGEHGKGFAVVAAEVRKLAERSGAAAGEISELSSTSVQVAEKAGTMLGKMVPDIQRTAGLIQEISAASHEQDAGAAQINRAIQDLDSVIQQNASVSEETASSAEEMSAQAEQLQQAISFFRLSGSAKTRPARTAQRSRPTPELPASAPAAAADRTRNAGMALNMGADKDEDFERF from the coding sequence ATGCGCCTCAGGGACATAAGAATCGGCTTGAAACTCTCGCTCATCTTCAGCCTTCTGGCCGTGTTGCTCGTGGCCGCAGGCATTGTCGGCGTCATGGGCAACCGCGCCATCCATGGCGACCTTGAGGACGTTTTCGAAATCCGGCTGCCCGGCATGAACCTGCTCCTTGAGGCGGATCGCGACCTGCACCAGCTGCTAGTGGCCGAGCGTTCCCTGGCCTACGCAGCGCCGGGCTCACCCGAGTATGCCCGGCTGATGAAGGAATACGAGGAAAACCTCGAGCAGACCGTCCGACGCTTCGGCATGTACGCGGCCAAGGCCACCTCGCCCGGGGAGCAGGCCATCATCCCGCAGTTCCATGCCGCCATACGCGAATGGGAGCCCATCTCCCGCCGCGTACTGGCCGGATTTGCCGCAGGAACTCCCGAGAGCCAGGCCGCGGCCGTAACCCTCACCCTGGGCGAGGCATCGGTCAAGTTCGAGGCCATGCGCGGCCACATCGACAAGCTCACGGACATCATCCTCGACCTCGCGGAAGAGGACAGCAACAGCGCGGCCGAAGTCTACGAGAGCAACCTGATCATCCTGATCTGTACCATCCTCTTCGGCCTGATCGCGGGCGGGCTGATGACCTTTGTCATCGCCCGCACCATCACCGGGCCGGTGACCCGGAGCATGGCCCTGGCCTCGGCCATGGCCGAGGGCGACATGACCCGCGATATCGACATTGACCAGAAGGACGAGGTGGGCAACCTCGCCGCCGCCCTCAACCGCATGGTCTCGCGCCTGCGCACCGTGGTTCTGGACGTGCAGGAGGCCTCGGCCAACGTCACTGCCGGGTCCGAGGAGTTGTCGTCCTCCTCCCAGACCCTGTCTCATGGGGCCACCCAGCAGGCAGCCGGGGTTGAGGAAATCTCCTCGTCCATGGAACAGATGGCCTCCAACATCCGCCAAAACGCGGAAAACGCCACGGAAACGGAAAAAATCGCCCGCTCGGTGTCCGTGGACGCCGAGGAAGGCGGCAAGGCCGTGGCCCAGACCGTCAGCGCCATGAAGCTCATCGCCGAGAAGATTTCCATCATTGAGGAGATAGCCCGTCAGACCAACCTGCTGGCACTCAACGCGGCCATCGAGGCGGCACGCGCCGGGGAACATGGCAAGGGATTCGCCGTGGTGGCCGCGGAGGTGCGCAAGCTGGCCGAGCGCAGCGGCGCGGCCGCAGGAGAGATCAGCGAGCTGTCCTCAACCAGCGTGCAGGTGGCGGAAAAGGCCGGGACCATGCTCGGCAAGATGGTGCCCGACATACAGCGCACGGCAGGGCTGATACAGGAGATTTCCGCCGCCAGCCACGAACAGGACGCTGGCGCGGCCCAGATCAATCGCGCCATTCAGGACCTGGACAGCGTCATCCAGCAAAACGCCTCTGTCTCGGAAGAGACCGCTTCCAGCGCCGAGGAGATGAGCGCCCAGGCCGAACAGTTGCAGCAGGCCATCTCCTTCTTCAGGCTCTCAGGCAGTGCAAAGACGCGCCCCGCCCGCACGGCGCAACGCTCCCGGCCGACCCCCGAGCTACCGGCCAGCGCACCCGCCGCCGCGGCAGACCGGACCAGGAACGCGGGCATGGCCCTGAACATGGGCGCGGACAAGGACGAAGACTTCGAGCGGTTCTGA
- a CDS encoding RNA recognition motif domain-containing protein, which yields MSKKLYVGNLSWSSTEDDVRAAFEAYGEVTSVNLIEDRETGRPRGFGFVEMDDAGAREAIAALDGKEFGGRNIKVNEAKAREERPRW from the coding sequence ATGTCCAAAAAACTGTATGTCGGCAATCTGTCCTGGTCCTCCACTGAAGACGACGTCCGCGCCGCTTTCGAAGCCTACGGCGAAGTGACCTCTGTCAACCTCATCGAGGATCGTGAAACCGGACGCCCCCGCGGCTTCGGTTTCGTTGAGATGGACGATGCCGGCGCCCGCGAAGCCATTGCCGCTCTGGACGGCAAGGAGTTCGGCGGCCGCAACATCAAGGTCAACGAAGCCAAGGCTCGCGAAGAACGTCCCCGCTGGTAG
- a CDS encoding cobyric acid synthase, with amino-acid sequence MKQRVLAGIPDVLDEQRFAHGGNLRRLAEQAGCRAEEILDFSANVNPLGPPPWLGQVVGQALQSVDAYPDPDSHDLLMAAAEAYKVWPTQVLAGNGASELLFAIASLGGFGQAVIPSPTYVDYARACKAHRLKVLEVPLGDDRTVNFPAMGRLLTTPSLVFLCNPNNPTGALFSPADLREVAAMFPRSRFVVDESFAEFLPEGADRLVRDRPSNVVTVISMTKFFAIPGIRLGLAFADPEVILRLKQAMPAWSVNTLAQKVGARCLRDTAYAARTREQTALLRESLASGLRHVPGIRVCPGSANYLLCRVERVGQDAAPLRDRLLMEHRIAIRLCGNYEGLDNNWFRVAVRSGEDNERLIRAMEAVSGTGRGPVVRRTKRTPALMLQGTSSNAGKSVLAAAFCRIFLQDGYNVAPFKAQNMSLNSFVTDEGCEMGRAQVTQAMACRQRPDVRMNPVLLKPGSDTGSQVIVMGRPVGNMSVGEYVRYKPRAWEAVKAAYDSLANEHDIMVIEGAGSPAEVNLKHHDIVNMAMARHAAARVLLAGDIDRGGVFASMVGTMHLLTPAERDMVEGFLINRFRGDETLLEPAFGQMFEHTGRPVLGTVPYIHSLGLPEEDSVSFKEGFRPEARKLPPGQCVDIAVIDLPRISNFNDIDPLHAEPDVRVRVVSDAHQLGTPDAVIIPGSKSTVPDMKALRGAGMAAALRSLAAEGGRTRIIGICGGFQMLGEVVDDPYGLESETTRMDGFGLLPVQTTLVPEKTLTRTWGTHSRSSLPVHGYEIHHGLTKPLADSLRVALRDNAGQPLGFSRADGRVWGTYLHGLFDADEFRRWFIDQLRTDKGLPPLGAVQVRFDLEDALDHLAGVVREAVCMEKIYKALGFSGCCTQASLFRVAGG; translated from the coding sequence GTGAAGCAGCGCGTTCTGGCGGGAATTCCCGATGTGTTGGACGAACAGCGGTTCGCCCATGGGGGCAATCTGCGCCGTCTGGCCGAGCAGGCCGGGTGCCGTGCCGAGGAGATTCTCGACTTTTCCGCCAACGTCAATCCGCTGGGCCCGCCCCCGTGGCTGGGTCAGGTGGTGGGGCAGGCGCTCCAGTCCGTTGACGCCTACCCGGACCCGGACAGTCATGACCTGCTCATGGCCGCGGCCGAGGCATACAAGGTCTGGCCCACCCAGGTCCTGGCGGGCAACGGAGCGTCCGAGCTGCTTTTCGCCATCGCCTCCCTGGGCGGTTTCGGACAGGCGGTCATTCCTTCGCCCACCTACGTGGATTATGCGCGGGCCTGCAAGGCGCACCGGCTCAAGGTGCTCGAGGTCCCGCTCGGGGACGACCGGACCGTCAACTTTCCGGCCATGGGGCGGTTGTTGACCACGCCCTCGCTGGTCTTTTTGTGCAATCCCAACAACCCGACGGGTGCGCTTTTCTCTCCGGCCGACCTGCGCGAGGTGGCGGCCATGTTCCCCCGCTCGCGCTTCGTGGTGGACGAGTCCTTTGCCGAGTTCCTGCCCGAGGGAGCCGACCGTCTGGTACGCGACAGGCCGTCCAACGTCGTCACCGTCATCTCCATGACCAAGTTTTTCGCCATTCCGGGCATCCGGCTCGGACTGGCCTTTGCCGATCCCGAGGTGATCCTGCGCCTCAAGCAGGCCATGCCCGCATGGTCGGTGAACACCCTGGCCCAGAAGGTGGGGGCGCGTTGTCTGCGCGATACGGCCTATGCGGCCCGCACTCGCGAGCAGACAGCGCTGCTGCGCGAGAGCCTGGCCTCGGGCCTGCGCCATGTGCCGGGCATCCGGGTGTGCCCCGGCTCGGCCAATTATCTGCTCTGCCGGGTCGAACGCGTAGGCCAGGACGCGGCGCCCCTGCGGGACAGGCTGCTCATGGAGCACCGCATCGCCATCCGGCTGTGCGGCAACTACGAGGGGCTGGACAACAACTGGTTTCGTGTGGCCGTGCGCAGCGGCGAGGACAACGAGCGCCTGATCCGGGCCATGGAGGCGGTCAGCGGCACCGGGCGCGGCCCGGTGGTCCGGCGCACCAAGCGCACCCCGGCCCTGATGCTGCAGGGCACCAGCTCCAACGCGGGCAAGTCCGTCCTGGCAGCCGCCTTCTGCCGCATCTTTCTCCAGGATGGCTACAACGTGGCCCCGTTCAAGGCGCAGAACATGTCCCTCAACTCCTTTGTCACCGACGAGGGGTGCGAGATGGGCCGCGCCCAAGTGACCCAGGCCATGGCCTGCCGCCAGCGGCCAGACGTGCGTATGAACCCGGTGCTGCTCAAGCCCGGATCGGACACCGGCTCCCAGGTCATCGTCATGGGACGCCCGGTGGGCAACATGAGCGTGGGCGAATACGTGCGCTACAAGCCCCGCGCCTGGGAGGCGGTCAAGGCCGCCTACGATTCCCTGGCCAACGAGCACGACATCATGGTCATCGAAGGCGCGGGCAGCCCGGCCGAGGTCAACCTCAAGCACCACGACATCGTCAATATGGCCATGGCCCGCCACGCCGCCGCACGGGTGCTCCTGGCGGGCGACATCGACCGGGGGGGCGTCTTCGCCTCCATGGTCGGGACCATGCACCTGCTTACCCCGGCCGAGCGCGACATGGTCGAGGGATTTCTCATCAACCGCTTCCGGGGCGACGAGACGCTGCTCGAACCCGCCTTTGGCCAGATGTTCGAGCACACGGGCAGGCCGGTGCTGGGCACCGTCCCCTACATCCACTCCCTGGGGTTGCCCGAGGAGGATTCGGTCTCCTTCAAGGAGGGCTTCCGGCCCGAGGCGCGCAAGCTGCCGCCCGGCCAGTGCGTGGACATCGCGGTCATCGACCTGCCGCGCATCTCCAATTTCAACGACATCGATCCGCTCCACGCCGAGCCGGACGTGCGTGTGCGCGTGGTGTCCGACGCCCACCAGCTGGGCACGCCCGATGCGGTGATCATTCCCGGCTCCAAGTCCACGGTGCCGGACATGAAGGCCCTGCGCGGGGCGGGCATGGCCGCGGCGCTGCGCTCCCTGGCCGCCGAGGGCGGCCGCACCAGGATCATCGGCATCTGCGGCGGCTTTCAGATGCTCGGCGAGGTGGTGGACGATCCCTACGGGCTGGAGTCCGAAACAACCCGCATGGACGGCTTCGGCCTGCTGCCGGTGCAGACCACCCTGGTGCCCGAGAAGACCCTGACCCGCACCTGGGGCACCCACTCCCGCTCAAGCCTGCCGGTCCACGGCTACGAGATTCACCACGGTCTGACCAAGCCCCTGGCCGACTCCCTGCGTGTGGCCCTGCGCGACAACGCGGGCCAGCCTCTGGGGTTTTCCCGTGCCGACGGGAGGGTCTGGGGCACCTATCTGCACGGCCTCTTCGACGCCGACGAGTTCCGGCGCTGGTTCATCGACCAACTGCGCACCGACAAGGGGCTGCCCCCCCTGGGCGCGGTGCAGGTGCGCTTTGATCTGGAGGACGCTCTGGATCACCTGGCCGGGGTGGTCCGTGAGGCGGTGTGCATGGAGAAGATATACAAGGCGCTCGGCTTCAGCGGCTGCTGCACCCAGGCCAGCCTGTTCCGCGTCGCGGGCGGATGA
- a CDS encoding DUF47 domain-containing protein, with amino-acid sequence MSIRLPFFGLLAKRDPMEGLVEHYNKIAECIATIDESLECYVGGGVCREFEELTRTIDEIENHADVIKRNIRNHLPRGLFMPVEKPLFLSYTKSQDNILDSAQEALHWLAMRKVDIPEDIQKDLIYLLDAVERTTILLGPALEATIALVNGESLDRDGTKNLYCKVRRERENVRTLKNELQKSVYAKDIPFKDIYQILHFIGCLDDMAHNTENCADFLRSMIAR; translated from the coding sequence ATGTCCATCAGGTTGCCGTTTTTCGGTCTTCTCGCCAAGAGGGACCCCATGGAAGGGCTGGTCGAACATTACAACAAGATCGCCGAGTGCATCGCCACCATCGACGAGTCGCTGGAATGCTATGTGGGCGGCGGGGTGTGCCGGGAGTTCGAGGAACTCACGCGGACCATTGACGAGATCGAGAACCACGCCGATGTCATCAAGCGCAACATCCGTAACCACCTGCCTCGGGGACTGTTCATGCCCGTGGAAAAACCCCTGTTCCTGAGCTACACCAAAAGCCAGGACAACATCCTGGACTCGGCCCAGGAGGCCCTGCACTGGCTGGCCATGCGCAAGGTGGATATTCCCGAGGATATTCAGAAGGATCTCATCTATCTGCTCGACGCCGTGGAGCGGACCACCATTCTGCTCGGCCCGGCGCTGGAGGCCACCATCGCCCTGGTCAACGGCGAGTCGCTGGATCGCGACGGCACCAAGAACCTCTATTGCAAGGTGCGCCGCGAGCGCGAGAATGTCCGCACCCTCAAGAACGAGCTTCAGAAATCCGTCTACGCCAAGGACATCCCGTTCAAGGACATCTACCAGATCCTGCACTTCATTGGCTGCCTGGACGACATGGCGCACAATACTGAAAATTGTGCCGACTTTCTGCGGTCCATGATCGCCCGGTAG